TTATCTGAATGTTTCAACTGTAGTAAAATACAGCAAAGTGTAATAAATTTCACTTTATGGGTTTCACAGTTTGAAAACTGCTTCAGGACAATCTGGTTACCGAGGGGACCCAGTGGGAGCAATCCCCAAGTGCTGGTTTCTCTGTGTGGGATTTTGGAGATGACCTGATGCCTTTTGGTGGCCAGTCCATGCAGGTGAGGCATTAGCTCCCACCTGGCCATCGTTTTAGGTGGGATATAAGTCCAGCAAAGCTGGGTTTAAacagtgaagagagagagagagcagttaagctaCCAAGCAAAGGGCTGCCTGCTTAGCTGGGCAATGAGCAAATGAGCTTCATTAAAGACCAAGTTTAAGTCACTGACATACTACGATATAGCCGAGTCAACCACAGACTGGCACTTGCCATGGGCACTTGCCATCCACCTCTGTAAGGATCAAATCATGTGCTGCCGCAGTTGCTGACTTtctggagagcagaaatgaggcactctgtgctcaagcaaaaaactggcagaacaggtcttcagatagatatttccAGAAGCTGACTTTATGAATCCAACTTTTGTGCCTCCTAATATCCAGAAAAGCACTGAAATCCTTCGGAGTAATGACTGCTCCTAGTGACTAGCAGAAACTTTCACGAGACTAGCAAAAACCttctagaaaaatatatactCACCAAAGtcacatatatactgactttCTCCCCTGTCTCTtcggagcagtttctcagagctatctgagttGCTCTCTTGAGGGCTGCAGTCcttattttgccccaaataaaacttaactcataaCTCTCACATTGCACATTTTTTAACACACAATGACTTTTAATGAACATCGACAGCTGACTGACCCAGAAGATCCttaggttttttttctctttttccaaggAGTTTCCATCCGGGAGTGAATCAAGTAATACTTTTTTTAAGGGAAACTCTTCCAACTGCCCCCCAACAAAAATGTATAGAGTTCAAAGTGCAATTTACTCAGAGGCAGGCTTTCTTACTTTCAACTTGCTTTTCATTTGCTGTTTTCCTTGTCTTTACAAGTTGTTAATACTTAGGAAGTTCTCCTACTCTAATAAGGCCTGGTCACTGTAGCAATTTGCTTCACTTAGGACCTccctcaatggcaccccactccagtactcttgcctggaaaatccaatggatggaggagcctggtaggctgcagtccatggggttgctaagagtcagacacgactgagcgacttcaatttcacttttcactttcatgcattggagaaggaaatggcaacccactccagtgttcttgcctggagaatcccagggatggtgagctctggggttgcacagagtcggatacgactgaagcgacttagcagcagtagcagcagtaggacCTCCCTCTCTCTACCCGGACTTTAACCATCAAATTTTGATTCTTGTCAtcttttgtttctgctttatttaaaatcaaTTAAGATCTAtgttaagcttccctggtggcacagatggaaaagaatctacctgcaacgtgggagacccaggttcaatccctagatagggaagatcccctgaagaagggaatggcaacccactccagtattctcgtctgggaaatcccatggacagaggagcctggtgggctacagtccatggggtcgcaaaaagtcagatatgactgagcatctaacacacaAGGATCCATGTTGAATCCTTGCAATGAACCCACTGTTGAAAGTCTTTTAGATTTGTGTGATAAAACTCTGCCATGTGCTATTTGTCAGCCACAGTTGAAAGCGTTTGGTCTGTATAACTTTGTTTCATCCTCACCAGGAGCCCATAAGGTAGAGCTTTTCTTCTAGTTCCTTAAACAGTTAAGGACACTGAGGCAGAGGCTGGTCACAAAACTAGCAAGGAGGAAAGCCAGTATCAAACCCAGGTACTCTGGCTCTGATCTCAGGATCTTCCCCTGAGGCTGTACTTCTTCCTGGGGAGTACCTGGGTAGGGACACAATGTTCCCTGTGTCAAGGCAGTCAGAACCCTGAATTGATAAGGAGAGCTTTAATTTTGACCtaagaaggcttcccaggtggctcagtggtaaaagaatacgcctgcagtgcagaagacctgggttcgatccctgggttgggaagattccctggagaaagaaatggcaacccattgcagtattcttgcctgaaaattccatggacagaggagcctggagggctacagtccatggggtcatgaagagttggacgcAATTGAACACACAGCACACAAGGAGGAAGGAGCTGTCTTTGGAGAATGGAATGAGCCTGAGAGGAAAGGGGTAGAAGAGGGACTGAGTCCAGATGAATGCTTGAACACCTTGCAATAGAAGGTATGAGGGCAAGTGGGTCCCTGCAGGGCTCCTGGGCATGGAGGCCTTTTATTGTCCCCCGTTTCCTGTAGGCAAgaccagcctccatgaccttccccgagttccaaagggcagattcaaacagttgctaatcaagaGAGGAGCAGCCAAGCCACTTGATGCAAGATTAAAGGGACAAGAGAAGGGCATCAAGATTAGGAGACCCACCATCTGAGACCCACAGCACCACCCTTGAACTATTGCTATAAAACTCTTCATCAAATCCTCCTGGGTTGAGACACATAGTTTTTTGAGGCAGGAACCCACTGTGTcctcctttgcctggcaaagcgataaagctgttcttttctacttcacccaaaactctctCTGAGATTTGATTTCGCACCAGTGTACAGAGAGGCTGAGCTTTTGGCATCAGGTAAAGGGCAAGAATGTAGAGATTCTGGTTCCATGAAGGACTGGAGGACTGTGCTTTGGGAGCCAAGTGAGGCAGTTAAGCAGAATTGGGAGACTGAGCAATAAACGTTGGATGACAGAGATCCACGCCTTCCACAGCACTGCCAATTCCCTCCAGCCACAGACCATAGGCATCCCAAGAAAGCATCAGCAGAGGCGATAATGAAGCAAACGGCAGTTATGAGGCAGACATTCTCGACAGTTCCTCCCCAGAGAAGCCTTAGGTGCCCCCACTTCCCCATTCGACATCTTCTAACCCAACCCTGTTTTATATTCCTGGATAGTGTTCATCACTGCTGATGtacttctcttcttgccttccctCTCATTAGAATGCCATCTTTGTGAACACAGAAACCATATCTGTCTTGCTCCTTGcctctcagtgcctggcacacagtagcatgagtgtgtgcgtgcttaatcatgtctggctctttgcgaccacagggactgtagcccaccaggctccgctgtccatggaattttccaggcaagaatactggagtaggttgccatttcctactctagggaatcttcccgatccagggatcaaacttatgtaTCTTATGTCTCCatctgcattagaaggcagattctttaccactgtgccacctgggaagctctggcgTATGATCAGGCCTTAATATTATTTGTTGGGTCCAAATTGGGCTTCCGGTGGGAGGGTCATGGACAAGATGGTTTCACCAGTGCAGGTCTCTCCGCTCATCAAGCTGGTCAGTTACTCCGCCCTGTTCCTCAGCGTGGCCTACGGAGCCAGGCGCTACAATTATCCAAAACCCTGGGCAGAAGAAGAGAGGAGGATAGCAGAGAAAAAGAAGCAGGATGAGCAGAAATGCATGGAGTGAGAACTGGCAGAAGCCTGAGGGGATAGCATATTAAAGTGAGCCTGCCCTTCTCCAGAACAGTGTGGATGAATAaagtattaaaacaaacaaacaaacaaaaaagaccttaataatatttgttgagcaaATGAATAAAAGACCTAGAAAGCCAAAGCATAAATTCATGGACCAATTTTTGCCTAGGCAGACCTGGCAAAATGCACCTGGAAGATGTACCTGGAACCCCCAGAAATAATTCAGAGATGGTCAGTTGGTCTTGGGGTGGAAGTTGAATGTACTGGGCTGGAAGTCCTCACCTAGGGACCAAGAGGCATCATCATTTTGGAATAGTAAAGTCTTGGACAGTTTATTACAAACTCATCTCAGTATAATCACAACCTCTAATTATACACCACCatttccattttgcaaatgagaaagcaaaggctcataaaaaaattaaacaaatttctGGCCCCTGGTCCTATAGCTAGTATCTGAAAGAACAAGCGTTTGAAATCCGGTCTAGCTGTGTCTGTAAGTCATGCCATTTCCATTATGCCACGTTGGTTAACATCCACCCTTGGGCCTGTTTCCCATCCTTGAGGTggatgaagaggaagagacagcacATACATAAATCTTTCAAAAGAGCAGCTGCCGCATAGACCATGTGGGGCccaaactgaaaatcaaaacacaaGCAAACATGACTAAAGTTCATGGTCTTTACCTGCCAAGGCACAGACGAAACAAAAAGAAGATCTGTTTGAGGTATATGATCTAAAATGATCTCTTCATGGCCAGCTTATGACATAAAAGTGTTTTTAAGCTGCTATTGCACAAAAGTGACTGAGCCATCATATTTCATAGCCCACCTAACTTTCTAGCTACCAGAGCATTTGACTGATAAAACATCACTCAAAAGAGACTGTGGTGTTGTATGTGTGAGGTCTGTTCATTTAAAGTTAGCTTCTTTTTATTGTGGTGGACGAGTGAAGGATTTGCCCAATTTTCACTGTCcttgaaatatcttttcaaaCATCAATGGTGGAGTCTTTGTCCTACATTTCTTTCCCTCACAACTCTCATGAGAACACTTAACCTTGCCTTCCTGGGTGCAAAGAGAGTCAATGAGTAGTCAGTAGTTGTAACTAATCAATATTTTATTCCCAATTCAATTTCAACAATGGAGAATGAAGTGACTTTTAAAAGACCAAAGGGAAATACTTTGACAAACATACCAGAAAGTGTACAAAGTTAGGGTTAAAATGAAATCTTCAATCTTTTGCTAAGAAATTCCATTTCTGTAGATCATTCTTCTAAAGAAATAGTAACTATAAAAAATGGTTTCAATCTTTTAGAAAAGAGATTGAAAGAAAATACACCAAAATATTTAATGGGCTATATTTGTGTGAAGGAATTatagattatttttctctcttctatcAGTTCATCTGTATTTTTTAGATGTTTTATGTTTATGTGAGGTAAAATATTCTACTAaagtttattttaacttttttttgaaaGGAAGAATATTTCCAACCCTTCCctaggaaaacaaatttatatcaaatactttgtatttcttgaaGACTATGGCTTCAGGCTGAGGAGCAGTCTGCATTAGAAGAATCACTCAACCTCTTTCAGAGAACTGTGTGTGAACTGAAAGATATCTCTGAACATCCCTGAAAGATGCAGGTGCTTTTAAGAAGTATCTCTTGTCTCAGAAGAAACTGGGAATTAACAGATCACTGTTCTTATATCTGAATTACATTAGTGACATTGTTAAGTGAGAGAACATGCTGAGGGTGATAGCCAGAATTCTAAGCTGGTCCTCCAAATTCTTGGCTTCTTGTACATACAAAGCTGCTCCCAGTTATTCAGCCAAACACTAATAGTGTTGTGAAAGGATTTTGAAGATTTAATTAAATTCTCAAATCAGTTGACATCAAGATACAAGGTTGTCTGACCTAATCACATAACCCCTTAATTCCAGATCAAGAGTTCAGAAGCTGGGAAGTCAGAGATTCTATGCACCAGAGATTTGACATGGCCTTGCAGACTTGAAGATGGGCCATGTGTGGGAATGTAGGCAGTTTTAGCAGCTGAGAGTGGGCTTCAGCTGACCAACAGCAGCAAAATAGTGACCTACTTCAGTCCTACAACCTCAAGGAACATAAT
This portion of the Bos taurus isolate L1 Dominette 01449 registration number 42190680 breed Hereford chromosome 15, ARS-UCD2.0, whole genome shotgun sequence genome encodes:
- the LOC132342287 gene encoding ATP synthase subunit e, mitochondrial-like; this translates as MVSPVQVSPLIKLVSYSALFLSVAYGARRYNYPKPWAEEERRIAEKKKQDEQKCME